In one Gossypium hirsutum isolate 1008001.06 chromosome D09, Gossypium_hirsutum_v2.1, whole genome shotgun sequence genomic region, the following are encoded:
- the LOC107931446 gene encoding uncharacterized protein isoform X2, giving the protein MAISSKQLVSEKDLIVREEACRVGLLFGGFTGSYHALRCLLRKLRKKETPVNAILAGSIAGLSVLAIDDSNRRRTLALYLLARVAQCAYNSAKSKNKFHLWGSHWRHGDSLLFALACAQVMYAFVMRPESLPNSYQDFIHKMGPVAAPVYKAVRENCRGGPVDVASISAYLYSRGKSDNLKLEKFPSIIPCSVIHPDTNSCLAHNAKASSTTFRKTFPLYFSLTFVPFVVLHLQQFMKTPSRTCWLAVKDAVQSTSFLAAFVGIFQGIICMHRKIASKDHKLVYWVAGALSALSVLLVKKSRRSELALYVLPRATESLWYISVNRHLLPDVKNSEVALFCACMGGIMYYLEYEPDSIAPFLKGLIRRFLSSRISNPGSSFDRTASYTYLQTLDAMKKPKPEDNPELDTSAPKQYSLESIQGL; this is encoded by the exons ATGGCAATTTCATCAAAG CAACTTGTGTCGGAGAAAGATTTGATTGTAAGAGAGGAAGCATGCCGGGTTGGTTTACTTTTCGGTGGCTTCACAGGATCATACCATGCTCTTCGATGTTTACTAAGAAAACTGAGAAAGAAAGAGACACCAGTGAATGC AATATTAGCAGGTTCAATTGCGGGGTTGTCTGTTTTAGCTATAGATGATTCAAACCGAAGGCGGACGCTCGCTCTCTATCTTTTGGCTAGAGTGGCCCAG TGCGCTTACAATTCTGCCAAGTCAAAAAATAAGTTTCACTTATGGGGAAGCCATTGGAGGCATGGCGATTCTCTGCTTTTTGCTTTAGCATGTGCTCAG GTCATGTATGCATTCGTGATGCGCCCCGAAAGCTTGCCGAATTCATATCAAGATTTTATTCATAAGATGGGTCCTGTTGCAGCTCCTGTATATAAGGCTGTAAGGGAGAACTGTAGAGGTGGTCCGGTAGATGTTGCTTCTATATCGGCCTACTTATATAGCCGAGGGAAGTCTGATAATTTGAAGTTGGAAAAGTTCCCATCTATTATTCCTTGTTCTGTTATTCATCCTGACACAAATTCTTGTCTAGCACACAATGCTAAAGCATCATCGACTACCTTCCGCAAAACATTTCCGCTCTACTTCTCCCTGACTTTTGTGCCATTCGTTGTTCTTCACCTACAACAG TTTATGAAAACCCCTTCTCGTACCTGTTGGCTTGCTGTTAAAGATGCCGTTCAATCAACAAGTTTCTTAGCTGCATTTGTTGGAATCTTTCAG GGGATTATTTGTATGCACAGAAAGATTGCATCCAAAGACCACAAGCTGGTATATTGGGTGGCTGGTGCTTTATCTGCTCTTTCTGTATTGCTGGTGAAAAAATCTAGACGCAGCGAACTTGCTCTATATGTTCTTCCACGAGCCACAGAATCGTTGTGGTATATTTCAGTAAATCGGCACCTTCTTCCTGATGTTAAAAATTCTGAG GTGGCGTTATTTTGTGCATGCATGGGAGGAATCATGTACTACCTAGAATATGAACCAGATAGCATAGCACCATTCCTTAAGGGTCTTATCCGCCGGTTCCTATCTAGCAGAATAAGCAACCCCGGCAGTTCATTTGATCGGACAGCTTCCTACACCTACTTGCAGACTCTTGATGCCATGAAGAAGCCAAAACCAGAGGATAATCCAGAGCTTGATACTTCAGCTCCTAAACAATACAGTCTTGAGTCTATACAGGGGCTCTAA
- the LOC107931446 gene encoding uncharacterized protein isoform X1, protein MPTLSKNQNSSAQLLADSAAAERRLREAEERLREAIEELQRRQRTAASGDQPPCDHADDSCVAHAIGNLCQSFLLSYGVRVGVGILLRAFKLARGQSYSSLLDLKQLVSEKDLIVREEACRVGLLFGGFTGSYHALRCLLRKLRKKETPVNAILAGSIAGLSVLAIDDSNRRRTLALYLLARVAQCAYNSAKSKNKFHLWGSHWRHGDSLLFALACAQVMYAFVMRPESLPNSYQDFIHKMGPVAAPVYKAVRENCRGGPVDVASISAYLYSRGKSDNLKLEKFPSIIPCSVIHPDTNSCLAHNAKASSTTFRKTFPLYFSLTFVPFVVLHLQQFMKTPSRTCWLAVKDAVQSTSFLAAFVGIFQGIICMHRKIASKDHKLVYWVAGALSALSVLLVKKSRRSELALYVLPRATESLWYISVNRHLLPDVKNSEVALFCACMGGIMYYLEYEPDSIAPFLKGLIRRFLSSRISNPGSSFDRTASYTYLQTLDAMKKPKPEDNPELDTSAPKQYSLESIQGL, encoded by the exons ATGCCAACTTTGTCCAAAAACCAGAATTCCTCGGCGCAGTTGTTGGCGGACAGCGCGGCGGCGGAACGACGGCTGCGTGAGGCGGAGGAGCGATTGAGGGAGGCCATAGAGGAGCTCCAGAGGCGTCAGAGGACAGCAGCGAGTGGTGATCAGCCGCCATGCGATCACGCTGACGACTCCTGCGTGGCTCACGCCATTGGCAATCTTTGCCAAAGCTTTCTCCTTTCTTATGGTGTTAGAGTAGGCGTAGGGATTCTTCTTCGCGCTTTCAAGCTCGCCAGAGGGCAGTCTTATTCTTCGCTTCTTGATCTCAAG CAACTTGTGTCGGAGAAAGATTTGATTGTAAGAGAGGAAGCATGCCGGGTTGGTTTACTTTTCGGTGGCTTCACAGGATCATACCATGCTCTTCGATGTTTACTAAGAAAACTGAGAAAGAAAGAGACACCAGTGAATGC AATATTAGCAGGTTCAATTGCGGGGTTGTCTGTTTTAGCTATAGATGATTCAAACCGAAGGCGGACGCTCGCTCTCTATCTTTTGGCTAGAGTGGCCCAG TGCGCTTACAATTCTGCCAAGTCAAAAAATAAGTTTCACTTATGGGGAAGCCATTGGAGGCATGGCGATTCTCTGCTTTTTGCTTTAGCATGTGCTCAG GTCATGTATGCATTCGTGATGCGCCCCGAAAGCTTGCCGAATTCATATCAAGATTTTATTCATAAGATGGGTCCTGTTGCAGCTCCTGTATATAAGGCTGTAAGGGAGAACTGTAGAGGTGGTCCGGTAGATGTTGCTTCTATATCGGCCTACTTATATAGCCGAGGGAAGTCTGATAATTTGAAGTTGGAAAAGTTCCCATCTATTATTCCTTGTTCTGTTATTCATCCTGACACAAATTCTTGTCTAGCACACAATGCTAAAGCATCATCGACTACCTTCCGCAAAACATTTCCGCTCTACTTCTCCCTGACTTTTGTGCCATTCGTTGTTCTTCACCTACAACAG TTTATGAAAACCCCTTCTCGTACCTGTTGGCTTGCTGTTAAAGATGCCGTTCAATCAACAAGTTTCTTAGCTGCATTTGTTGGAATCTTTCAG GGGATTATTTGTATGCACAGAAAGATTGCATCCAAAGACCACAAGCTGGTATATTGGGTGGCTGGTGCTTTATCTGCTCTTTCTGTATTGCTGGTGAAAAAATCTAGACGCAGCGAACTTGCTCTATATGTTCTTCCACGAGCCACAGAATCGTTGTGGTATATTTCAGTAAATCGGCACCTTCTTCCTGATGTTAAAAATTCTGAG GTGGCGTTATTTTGTGCATGCATGGGAGGAATCATGTACTACCTAGAATATGAACCAGATAGCATAGCACCATTCCTTAAGGGTCTTATCCGCCGGTTCCTATCTAGCAGAATAAGCAACCCCGGCAGTTCATTTGATCGGACAGCTTCCTACACCTACTTGCAGACTCTTGATGCCATGAAGAAGCCAAAACCAGAGGATAATCCAGAGCTTGATACTTCAGCTCCTAAACAATACAGTCTTGAGTCTATACAGGGGCTCTAA